In Cupriavidus taiwanensis, the following are encoded in one genomic region:
- a CDS encoding HU family DNA-binding protein, whose protein sequence is MTKTELIDAIAAGVDGLTKAKAEQALNVTLSAIMDAVAKGDTLSLIGFGTFSKGERGERMARNPRTGEEIKVEAAKTVKFKAGQKFKDAVNQ, encoded by the coding sequence ATGACGAAAACCGAACTGATCGACGCTATCGCAGCCGGGGTGGACGGTCTGACCAAGGCCAAGGCGGAACAGGCACTGAACGTGACCCTGTCGGCCATCATGGACGCAGTGGCCAAGGGCGACACGCTGAGCCTCATCGGCTTTGGCACGTTCAGCAAGGGCGAGCGTGGCGAGCGCATGGCGCGCAACCCGCGTACCGGTGAAGAAATCAAGGTCGAAGCCGCCAAGACCGTGAAGTTCAAGGCTGGCCAGAAGTTCAAGGACGCTGTCAACCAGTGA
- a CDS encoding DUF2272 domain-containing protein yields MFARPQRRRSPQRYAQRFPQRIPQRSPQPRAPLCPPLCHTLRAACAAALLALLSACTTVIEPARPQAQALPDSERPVTRPGATPRERIVEIATQEWVRWGSQVVRLGRDDTSCVTYSPVPAPELPSELPASPADTAAPAVATTDTESKTNGNPPPAPSCLSFPDGTGMEATPLGCTLARRYWGIVGEAPGCSQVTQGAWAWSAVFVSWVLRKAGLDERQFLTGQSHSMYVVDARDGILPRPAFRIEPVPAMPRPGDIICAGRGRDRYLEDIAEIGFGTTPMHCDIVVAVDPAARVVRAIGGNVQQSVSMEEIELGDSGRLDGVTNSHMPWLLVMRNELQ; encoded by the coding sequence ATGTTTGCCCGTCCGCAGCGCCGCAGATCTCCACAGCGTTATGCACAACGCTTTCCACAGCGGATTCCACAGCGTTCTCCACAGCCGCGCGCCCCGCTGTGCCCCCCGCTGTGCCACACACTGCGCGCCGCCTGCGCGGCCGCGCTCCTGGCGCTGCTGAGCGCCTGCACCACGGTCATCGAGCCGGCCCGGCCACAGGCGCAGGCGCTGCCTGACAGCGAGCGGCCGGTGACGCGCCCGGGCGCCACGCCGCGCGAGCGCATCGTCGAGATCGCCACGCAGGAATGGGTCCGCTGGGGCAGCCAGGTGGTGCGGCTGGGCCGCGACGACACCTCTTGCGTGACCTACAGCCCGGTGCCGGCGCCGGAATTGCCGTCCGAGCTGCCGGCGTCGCCTGCCGACACCGCCGCGCCCGCCGTGGCCACCACCGATACCGAATCCAAGACCAACGGCAACCCGCCGCCCGCCCCGAGCTGCCTGTCTTTCCCGGACGGCACCGGCATGGAAGCCACGCCGCTGGGCTGCACGCTGGCGCGCCGCTACTGGGGCATCGTCGGCGAAGCGCCCGGCTGCAGCCAGGTCACGCAAGGCGCCTGGGCGTGGTCGGCGGTCTTTGTGTCATGGGTGCTGCGCAAGGCGGGCCTGGACGAGCGCCAGTTCCTGACCGGCCAGTCGCATTCGATGTACGTGGTCGACGCCCGCGACGGCATCCTGCCGCGCCCCGCCTTCCGCATCGAGCCGGTGCCGGCGATGCCCCGCCCGGGCGACATCATCTGCGCCGGCCGCGGGCGTGACCGCTATCTCGAGGACATCGCCGAGATCGGTTTCGGCACCACGCCGATGCATTGCGACATCGTGGTCGCGGTGGATCCGGCCGCGCGCGTGGTGCGTGCCATCGGCGGCAACGTGCAGCAATCGGTGTCGATGGAGGAGATCGAGCTGGGGGATTCGGGCCGGCTCGACGGCGTCACCAACTCGCACATGCCCTGGCTGCTGGTGATGCGCAACGAGCTGCAGTAG
- the dinB gene encoding DNA polymerase IV: protein MSAPPDASPAVQRKIIHCDCDCFYASVEMRDDPSLRGRPMAVGGSPDRRGVIATCNYEARAYGVRSAMASAQALRRCPELLIVPPAMDKYREVSRRIFAIYREYTALVEPLSLDEAYLDVSLCTRHAGSATRIAEEIRQRVREEVGVTVSAGVGPSKFVAKIASDWNKPDGLFVVRPAAVDAFVAALPVERIHGVGKVTAARLRRLGAETCGDLRPWSPDRLHREFGVFGARLYKLCRGVDERAVTPERERKSISVEETYADDLPDLQACLAELEPLVAMLEARIARAQAHDTIDKLTVKLRFSDFRQTTVECRGYAPDRTVYARLLAEGHARRGLPVRLLGVGVGTSDRDTAQLELFD from the coding sequence ATGTCCGCCCCGCCTGACGCCAGCCCCGCGGTCCAGCGCAAGATCATCCATTGCGACTGCGACTGCTTCTACGCCTCGGTCGAAATGCGCGACGACCCGTCGCTGCGCGGCCGGCCGATGGCCGTGGGCGGCTCGCCTGACCGGCGCGGGGTGATCGCGACCTGCAATTACGAGGCGCGCGCCTACGGCGTGCGCTCGGCGATGGCGTCGGCGCAGGCGCTCAGGCGCTGCCCCGAGCTGCTGATCGTGCCGCCCGCGATGGACAAGTACCGTGAGGTCTCGCGCCGCATCTTCGCGATCTACCGCGAATACACCGCGCTGGTCGAGCCGCTGTCGCTGGACGAGGCCTACCTCGACGTCAGCCTGTGCACGCGCCATGCCGGCAGCGCCACCCGCATCGCCGAAGAGATCCGCCAGCGCGTGCGCGAAGAAGTCGGGGTCACGGTGTCGGCGGGCGTCGGTCCCAGCAAGTTCGTCGCCAAGATCGCCAGCGACTGGAACAAGCCCGACGGCCTGTTCGTGGTCAGGCCGGCGGCGGTCGACGCCTTTGTCGCCGCGCTGCCGGTGGAGCGCATCCATGGCGTGGGCAAGGTCACCGCGGCCAGGCTGCGCCGGCTGGGCGCCGAGACCTGCGGCGACCTGCGGCCATGGTCGCCGGACCGCCTGCACCGCGAGTTCGGCGTGTTCGGGGCGCGGCTGTACAAGCTGTGCCGCGGCGTCGACGAGCGCGCGGTCACGCCCGAGCGCGAGCGCAAGTCGATCAGCGTCGAAGAGACCTACGCCGACGACCTGCCCGACCTGCAGGCCTGCCTGGCGGAACTAGAACCGCTGGTGGCGATGCTCGAGGCGCGCATCGCCCGCGCCCAGGCACACGACACCATCGACAAGCTGACGGTAAAGCTGCGTTTCTCGGACTTCCGGCAGACCACGGTGGAATGCCGCGGCTACGCCCCGGATCGAACCGTCTATGCGCGGCTGCTGGCCGAAGGCCATGCGCGCCGCGGTTTGCCGGTGCGCCTGCTGGGGGTGGGGGTGGGTACTAGCGACCGGGATACCGCACAGCTGGAGCTGTTCGATTGA
- the rarD gene encoding EamA family transporter RarD produces MQLGILYALLAYIIWGLLPLYIKSLPGIAPVEILLHRMVWSLVFLGLILAWRRQWAWLAQVARDRRLLLSFAASAALLCANWFLYIWAVSANRVVDASLGYFINPLFSVLLGVVFLHERLRRVQWLSIAVAAAGVAWLTVAAGQLPWIALGLAASFGGYGLLRKTGALGALEGLSLETLLLFPLAAAALAWLFATGQDSFTHAAPGTQWLLLLAGPVTAVPLLFFAAGARRIPLSLLGLLQYTGPTLQLLLGVWLWHEPFPAQKQVGYALIWLSLALYAAEGLWMSTRQKPPGIQAINETS; encoded by the coding sequence ATGCAACTCGGCATTCTCTACGCCCTGCTGGCGTACATCATCTGGGGGCTGCTCCCGCTCTACATCAAGTCGCTCCCCGGCATCGCGCCGGTGGAGATCCTGCTGCACCGGATGGTGTGGTCGCTGGTCTTCCTGGGGCTGATCCTGGCCTGGCGCCGCCAGTGGGCGTGGCTCGCCCAGGTGGCGCGGGACCGGCGCCTGTTGCTGTCGTTTGCCGCCAGCGCGGCGCTGCTGTGCGCGAACTGGTTCCTCTATATCTGGGCGGTGTCGGCCAACCGCGTGGTCGATGCCAGCCTGGGTTATTTCATCAACCCGCTGTTCAGCGTGCTGCTGGGCGTGGTGTTCCTGCATGAGCGCCTGCGCCGGGTGCAATGGCTGTCGATCGCGGTGGCCGCTGCGGGCGTGGCCTGGCTGACGGTGGCGGCGGGGCAGCTGCCGTGGATTGCGCTGGGCCTGGCCGCCAGCTTTGGCGGCTACGGGCTGCTGCGCAAGACCGGTGCGCTGGGCGCGCTGGAAGGGCTGTCGCTGGAAACGCTGCTGCTGTTCCCGCTGGCCGCCGCGGCGCTGGCCTGGCTGTTCGCCACCGGCCAGGACAGCTTCACCCACGCAGCGCCGGGTACGCAGTGGCTGCTGCTGCTGGCCGGGCCGGTGACGGCGGTGCCGCTGCTGTTCTTTGCCGCCGGCGCGCGGCGCATCCCGCTGTCGCTGCTGGGCCTGCTGCAGTACACCGGCCCTACGCTGCAGCTGCTGCTGGGCGTATGGCTGTGGCACGAGCCGTTTCCGGCGCAGAAGCAGGTGGGCTATGCGCTGATCTGGCTGTCGCTGGCCTTGTATGCGGCCGAAGGGTTGTGGATGAGTACGCGGCAGAAGCCGCCAGGCATCCAGGCTATCAATGAGACGAGCTGA
- a CDS encoding TRAP transporter substrate-binding protein — MERRSFLLKASAVAATGALAACGKGEEKAAPAAASGPAAPAVVGSNPAVEWRLASSFPKSLDTIFGGAETLSARVRELTDGKFNIKVFAAGEIVPGLQVLDAVQNNTVQIGHTAGYYYFGKNPTLCFDTTVPFGLTARQQNAWMLQGNGMKLMREFFKEYNVVNFLGGNTNAQMGGWFRKEIKTVADLQGLKYRIAGFAGVVLSRLGVVPQQIAGGDIYPALEKGTIDAAEWVGPYDDEKLGFYKVAPFYYYPGWWEGSAQLSFYASASEFEKLPALYKRALETATIEAHTNMMAKYDTVNPQALARLLENGVKLRPFSKEIMEACFKATQESYADETAKNPSFKKIYDDWRVFRNNQAAWFNVAEQGYAQFSFARKL; from the coding sequence ATGGAACGTCGTTCCTTTCTGTTGAAAGCGTCGGCCGTGGCTGCCACCGGGGCACTGGCCGCGTGCGGCAAGGGTGAAGAGAAGGCAGCGCCTGCCGCCGCCAGCGGCCCGGCAGCGCCGGCCGTGGTGGGCAGCAATCCCGCCGTGGAATGGCGCCTGGCCTCGAGCTTCCCCAAGTCGCTCGACACCATCTTCGGCGGCGCCGAGACGCTGTCGGCCCGCGTGCGCGAACTGACCGACGGCAAGTTCAATATCAAGGTCTTCGCCGCCGGTGAAATCGTGCCGGGCCTGCAGGTGCTGGACGCGGTGCAGAACAACACCGTGCAGATCGGCCACACCGCCGGCTACTACTACTTCGGCAAGAACCCGACGCTGTGCTTCGACACCACCGTGCCGTTCGGCCTGACCGCGCGCCAGCAGAACGCCTGGATGCTGCAGGGCAACGGCATGAAGCTGATGCGCGAGTTCTTCAAGGAATACAACGTCGTCAACTTCCTGGGCGGCAACACCAATGCGCAGATGGGCGGCTGGTTCCGCAAGGAAATCAAGACCGTGGCCGACCTGCAGGGCCTGAAGTACCGCATCGCCGGGTTTGCCGGCGTGGTGCTGTCGCGCCTGGGCGTGGTGCCGCAGCAGATTGCCGGCGGCGACATCTACCCCGCGCTGGAAAAAGGCACCATCGACGCGGCCGAGTGGGTGGGCCCGTACGATGACGAGAAGCTCGGCTTCTACAAGGTGGCCCCGTTCTACTACTACCCGGGCTGGTGGGAAGGCAGCGCGCAGCTGTCGTTCTACGCCTCGGCCAGCGAGTTCGAGAAGCTGCCGGCGCTGTACAAGCGCGCACTGGAAACCGCCACCATCGAGGCGCACACCAACATGATGGCCAAGTACGACACGGTCAACCCGCAGGCGCTGGCGCGACTGCTGGAAAACGGCGTCAAGCTGCGTCCGTTCTCCAAGGAGATCATGGAGGCGTGCTTCAAGGCGACCCAGGAGTCCTACGCCGACGAAACCGCGAAGAACCCGTCGTTCAAGAAGATCTACGACGACTGGCGCGTGTTCCGCAACAACCAGGCGGCCTGGTTCAACGTGGCCGAGCAGGGCTACGCCCAGTTCAGCTTCGCGCGCAAGCTGTAA